The following is a genomic window from Aeromonas sp. FDAARGOS 1405.
CTTCCTCACCCCCTACCTGCTGCGTCCGCTGGAACTCGGGGTCGATGTAGTGATGCACAGCGGCACCAAATATCTGGGCGGCCACGGCGACATCATCGCCGGGGTGGTGGCGGGCTCTCACGCCCTGATGAAGTCCATCCGCACCGTGGCCCTCAAGCATATCGGCTCCCCCATCGGCCCGCAGGAGGCCTACCTGCTGCAGCGCGGGGTCAAGACCCTGCCGCTACGGATGGATGCCCACCTGCACAATGCCCAGAAAGTGGCCGAGTTTCTGGCAGCCCACCCGGCAGTGAAGAAGGTGATCTACCCGGGGCTTGCCAATCATCCGGGCCACGATGCCCTCGGCGCCTTCGCCAGCGGCTTTGGCGGCATGGTGAGCATTGAGCTGGAAGGCGGGTTTGAGCGCTGCGCTACCCTGCTCGACAACCTGCAACTGTTCGTGCAGGCGGTGAGTCTGGGGGATCTCGAGAGTCTGGCCTGCCATCCAGCCAGCACCACTCACGCCGCCATGGACGAGGCGAGCCGCCTCGCCGCCGGGGTCAATGACGACCTCATCCGCTTCAGTATCGGAGTGGAAGATGCCGACGATCTGATCGCCGATCTGGCCGCCGCGCTGGCGCAGATCTAACCGGGCGCGGTTTTTACTCCCAGACAAAACAGCGGCGAGTGAGATGCCCCAAACACAACAACGGCCCATCAAGGGCCGTTGTTGTTTGTCGCGCTATGGAAAAATGGGATTTACTCCTCCCACACCACCACTTGGGATGAGGGCCAGTGATCCCCGACCTGGGCGTACTTTTGCTCCAGCAGGTGGCGCTTGATCTTCATGGTGGGAGTCAGCACGCCGTTCTCGATATTCCAGGGGGTTTTCACCACCAGAATGCCGCGAATTTTGGCATGAGATTCCAGCTGATCGTTGACCCGAACCCGCGCCGCTTCCAGTCTGGCGTTGACCTCCTCCCGATTGCCCTTCATGGCGCTCTCGGCCAGTTGCACCAGCGCAATGGGCTGGGGCATGCCGTACCCAATCACGCAGAGCTGTTCGATAATGGGCTCCTGACCCAGCAGCCCCTCGATGGGCACCGGCGCCACATACTTGCCCTTGGCGGTCTTGAACACGTCCTTCATCCGGCCGGTGATGGTGAGATAACCCTCCTTGTCCAGCTTGCCCATGTCACCGGTGTGCAGCCACCCCTCGGCATCGATGGCCTCGGCGCTGTGCTCGGGATCCTTGTAGTAACCCAGCATCATCCCTTCGCAGCGGCAGAGGATCTCCCCCTCGTCGGAGATCTTGATGGTCACCCCGATCCCCGCCTTGCCGACGGTGCCGATCTTGTCGGCGCGGAACGGGTAGTTGATGGTGGAGTAGGCGTGGTTCTCGGTCATGCCCCAGGCTTCCGTCACCTTGAGGCCAATGCTCAGATACCACTCAAGCAGCGCAGGGGAGACAG
Proteins encoded in this region:
- a CDS encoding PLP-dependent aspartate aminotransferase family protein, which gives rise to MKFKTMSVHSGQRIDPQTGALTTPLYQSSTFSYFNAQAGKDRFAGQAPGFIYSRFGNPTTAELEQKLAALEGADEALVVASGMAAVSAIMYALADSGDEVAYIGPLYGGTDAFLKQTFSRAGIKITAYESDRDLLANIRPATKVVLFETLTNPTLKVVDPRLVVEAARKVGAITVCDNTFLTPYLLRPLELGVDVVMHSGTKYLGGHGDIIAGVVAGSHALMKSIRTVALKHIGSPIGPQEAYLLQRGVKTLPLRMDAHLHNAQKVAEFLAAHPAVKKVIYPGLANHPGHDALGAFASGFGGMVSIELEGGFERCATLLDNLQLFVQAVSLGDLESLACHPASTTHAAMDEASRLAAGVNDDLIRFSIGVEDADDLIADLAAALAQI